CAGCGGCGATGGCGTGGGCGGCGAGCGGCTGGAACAGGGTTTCAAGCTGCGCCGACGACAGGCCCGGACCGTTGTCGCGAACCGTCACCTGGACCTCGCCGCCAAGACGGCGCGCCTGAATCTCCACAAAGCCGCCGGGGTCGCTGCGGCGCACCGCACCCGCGATCACATCGGCGAAGACGCGCATCAGGCGTTCCGGATCCACCATCGCGGTCAGCCCGGCCTGAGGCTCGGGCAGGGCCAGCGACACCTTGGCCGCCTCGGCATCCTGAAGCAGGGGCAGGCAGGCGCGGTGCGCCAGCAACAGGGGATCGACGCGTTGAAGCCGGCCCGTCGCCGGCCGTTCGGCCTCGGCCAGGGCGCTCAAGCCCTCCACCAGCGTCAGCAGGCGCGTCGCCGCTTCGCCGATGCGTTCGGCCGCCTGCCGTTGGCGATGGCTGAGCGGCTCGCCCCCTGCGTTCAGCCGCAGCAGATCGGAAAAGCCCAGCACGCCCTCCAGCGGCGTGCGCATCTGGCGACTGACGACGCGGATCAGATCGGCATGGCGACGACGGCCCTGAAAGGCCTCTTCTTCAGCACGCAGGCGCGCCGCATCGGACTGCGTCAGCGCGGCCTCGAGCTGGGCGACGCGGCGACGGGCGCCTTCCAGCTGGCCGTCATGAAGACGCTGGACCGCGCCGATGCGTCGATGCGCTCGGAAAGACAGCCGGACCCCGGCGACGCCTGTCGCCAGACAGAGAGCGACTACAAAGACGAGCAATTCCATCACCCTTCCTCCCATAGAGAGGAGGATGACGACGAAAGGTTGTATTTTTCTGTAGGCGCAACCTTTACGGGTTAAGCGGGTCTCAGCCTTCTTCGTCCGTGGCGACCGCATCGGCCTTGCGGCGGGTGCGACGCTTGGGCGCGGGGGCCGGTTCATCCTCGGCGGAGGCCGCTTCTTCGGCCGCGATCGGCCGCGTCAGAAAGCCCGGCAGGGCGGCGGCGTCATCGGTCGGTTGAGCCGCATCGTCCTCGGCCGCCGCACGCGCACGTCGCGGAGCGCGAGGCGCGCGAGGCGC
Above is a window of Brevundimonas naejangsanensis DNA encoding:
- a CDS encoding hybrid sensor histidine kinase/response regulator yields the protein MELLVFVVALCLATGVAGVRLSFRAHRRIGAVQRLHDGQLEGARRRVAQLEAALTQSDAARLRAEEEAFQGRRRHADLIRVVSRQMRTPLEGVLGFSDLLRLNAGGEPLSHRQRQAAERIGEAATRLLTLVEGLSALAEAERPATGRLQRVDPLLLAHRACLPLLQDAEAAKVSLALPEPQAGLTAMVDPERLMRVFADVIAGAVRRSDPGGFVEIQARRLGGEVQVTVRDNGPGLSSAQLETLFQPLAAHAIAAVGEEGARSSWPGLAAARTQLQAMQGRLEGVSAEGRGAAFIISLPAADAASTDGAPNADRLLPELSRLPHGVVLYVARDKAAVALMRRLVQDFGGLQLHVADCAAKGAAMARDLRPDAVVLDLDLATDGGAAFLTDLRTDPAMRSTPVLGVSSDPEVSRAADVAEVLHRPVSVTGLAQALTRALSGPPAMRAAS